A region of Streptomyces sp. R44 DNA encodes the following proteins:
- a CDS encoding SDR family oxidoreductase, protein MTADTNGLRGAGVVVTGAGGGIGAALARRFAAEGARVVVNDLDPGRTKAVAEEIGAVAVPGDASAVVDEAREALGGTGAIDVWCANAGLSSPGDAFADEDVWAAAWDVNVMAHVRAARALLPEWLERGSGRFVSTVSAAGLLTMIGAAPYSVSKHGAYAFAEWLSLTYRHRGLKVHAICPQGVRTDMLTAAGSAGELVLAPTAIEPADVADALLDAIAADRFLVLPHPEVAGYYRNRATDPERWLTTMNHVQRTWETGARQP, encoded by the coding sequence ATGACCGCGGACACGAACGGACTCCGGGGCGCCGGCGTCGTCGTCACCGGAGCGGGCGGCGGCATCGGCGCCGCCCTCGCCCGCCGCTTCGCCGCCGAGGGCGCCCGGGTCGTCGTCAACGACCTCGACCCCGGGCGCACCAAGGCCGTCGCCGAGGAGATCGGCGCCGTCGCCGTCCCCGGCGACGCCTCCGCCGTCGTCGACGAGGCCCGCGAGGCACTCGGCGGCACCGGCGCCATCGACGTATGGTGCGCCAACGCCGGACTCTCCTCGCCCGGCGACGCCTTCGCCGACGAGGACGTCTGGGCCGCCGCCTGGGACGTCAACGTCATGGCCCACGTCCGCGCGGCCCGCGCCCTCCTCCCGGAGTGGCTGGAGCGCGGCAGCGGCCGCTTCGTCTCCACCGTCTCCGCCGCCGGACTGCTCACCATGATCGGCGCCGCGCCCTACAGCGTTTCCAAGCACGGCGCGTACGCCTTCGCCGAATGGCTCTCCCTCACCTACCGCCACCGCGGCCTGAAGGTCCATGCCATCTGCCCCCAGGGCGTGCGTACGGACATGCTCACCGCCGCCGGATCCGCGGGCGAGCTCGTCCTCGCCCCGACCGCCATCGAGCCCGCGGACGTCGCCGACGCCCTGCTCGACGCCATCGCCGCCGACCGCTTCCTCGTCCTGCCCCACCCCGAGGTCGCCGGCTACTACCGCAACCGCGCCACCGACCCCGAACGGTGGCTCACCACGATGAACCACGTGCAGCGGACCTGGGAGACGGGCGCCCGTCAGCCGTAG
- a CDS encoding MaoC family dehydratase: MAEPRIFTSAEELRAGVGEQLGHSDWVEIDQKRIDLFAEATGDHQWIHVDPERAAAGPFGSTIAHGYLTLSLLPLFVPQVLRVEGMKMGLNYGTEKVRFPAPVPVGSRLRATAVLTKVEEAGGGVQVTAAVTVEREGSEKPVCVAESVSRYYF; this comes from the coding sequence ATGGCCGAGCCGAGGATCTTCACCTCCGCCGAGGAGCTGCGCGCGGGGGTCGGCGAGCAGCTGGGGCACAGCGACTGGGTGGAGATCGACCAGAAGCGGATCGACCTCTTCGCGGAGGCGACCGGGGACCACCAGTGGATCCATGTGGACCCGGAGCGCGCCGCGGCCGGCCCGTTCGGTTCGACGATCGCGCACGGCTATCTGACGCTGTCGCTGCTGCCGCTGTTCGTCCCGCAGGTGCTGCGGGTCGAGGGCATGAAGATGGGCCTCAACTACGGGACGGAGAAGGTGCGTTTCCCCGCCCCGGTCCCGGTGGGCTCGCGGCTGCGCGCGACCGCCGTCCTGACGAAGGTCGAGGAGGCGGGCGGCGGCGTGCAGGTGACGGCGGCGGTGACCGTGGAGCGCGAGGGCTCCGAGAAGCCGGTCTGCGTGGCCGAGTCGGTCTCCCGCTACTACTTCTGA
- a CDS encoding acyl-CoA dehydrogenase family protein, translating into MNLELSEEQEAVRRLAEDFVAREVTPHATAWDRAEEVDRGIVKKLGAVGFLGLTIPEEYGGSGGDHLAYCLVTEELGRGDSSVRGIVSVSLGLVAKTIASWGGEEQKREWLPRLASGEALGCFGLTEPGTGSDAGNLATRAVRDGDTYVVNGSKMFITNGTWADVVLLFARTGDTPGHKGVSAFLVPTDTPGLTRRPVHGKLGLRGQATAELVLEDVRVPAAAMLGPEGKGFAVAMSALAKGRMSVAAGCVGIAQAALDAAVRYAGEREQFGKPIASYQLVQELLSDIAVDVDAARLLTWRVADLVDRGQDFATAASKAKLYASEAAVRAANNALQVFGGYGYIDEYPVGKLVRDARVMTLYEGTSQIQKLIIGRALTGVSAF; encoded by the coding sequence ATGAATCTGGAACTGAGCGAGGAGCAGGAGGCCGTACGGCGGCTCGCCGAGGACTTCGTCGCCCGTGAGGTCACCCCGCACGCGACCGCGTGGGACCGCGCCGAGGAGGTCGACCGGGGCATCGTCAAGAAGCTCGGCGCCGTCGGCTTCCTCGGGCTCACGATCCCGGAGGAGTACGGCGGTTCGGGTGGCGACCACCTCGCGTACTGCCTCGTCACCGAGGAACTGGGCCGCGGCGACTCCTCCGTGCGCGGCATCGTCTCCGTCTCCCTCGGCCTGGTCGCCAAGACCATCGCCTCCTGGGGCGGCGAGGAGCAGAAGCGGGAGTGGCTGCCCCGGCTCGCCTCGGGCGAGGCCCTCGGCTGCTTCGGCCTCACCGAGCCCGGCACCGGCTCCGACGCCGGGAACCTCGCCACCCGGGCCGTGCGGGACGGCGACACGTATGTCGTCAACGGCAGCAAGATGTTCATCACCAACGGCACCTGGGCCGACGTCGTGCTGCTCTTCGCCCGCACCGGCGACACCCCCGGCCACAAGGGCGTCTCCGCCTTCCTCGTCCCCACCGACACCCCCGGCCTCACCCGCCGCCCCGTCCACGGCAAGCTCGGCCTGCGCGGCCAGGCCACCGCCGAACTGGTCCTGGAGGACGTCCGCGTCCCCGCCGCCGCGATGCTCGGCCCCGAGGGCAAGGGCTTCGCCGTCGCCATGTCCGCCCTCGCCAAGGGGCGCATGTCGGTCGCCGCCGGCTGCGTCGGCATCGCCCAGGCCGCCCTCGACGCCGCCGTGCGGTACGCGGGGGAGCGCGAGCAGTTCGGAAAGCCCATCGCCTCGTACCAGCTGGTCCAGGAGCTCCTCAGCGACATCGCCGTCGACGTGGACGCCGCCCGGCTGCTCACCTGGCGCGTCGCCGACCTCGTCGACCGGGGCCAGGACTTCGCCACGGCCGCCTCCAAGGCCAAGCTGTACGCCTCCGAGGCCGCCGTCCGCGCCGCGAACAACGCCCTCCAGGTCTTCGGCGGCTACGGCTACATCGACGAGTACCCGGTCGGGAAGCTGGTCCGCGACGCCCGCGTCATGACCCTGTACGAAGGCACCAGCCAGATCCAGAAGCTCATCATCGGCCGCGCGCTGACGGGGGTCTCGGCCTTCTGA
- the soxR gene encoding redox-sensitive transcriptional activator SoxR produces the protein MPQIPEKIHELTVGQLSARSGAAVSALHFYEAKGLISSRRTSGNQRRYGRDTLRRVAFVRAAQRVGIPLATIREALAQLPEERTPTNEDWARLSGAWRTELDERIKQLGRLRDHLTDCIGCGCLSLETCVLSNPDDRFGEQMAGSRLLPVRRPVEKTTD, from the coding sequence GTGCCGCAGATTCCAGAGAAGATCCACGAACTCACCGTCGGCCAGCTCTCCGCCCGCAGCGGGGCCGCGGTCTCCGCCCTGCACTTCTACGAGGCCAAGGGGCTCATCAGCAGCCGCCGCACCAGCGGCAACCAGCGCCGCTACGGCCGCGACACGCTCCGCCGCGTCGCCTTCGTCCGCGCCGCGCAGCGGGTCGGCATCCCCCTGGCCACCATCCGCGAGGCGCTGGCCCAGCTCCCCGAGGAGCGCACCCCCACGAACGAGGACTGGGCCCGGCTCTCCGGGGCCTGGCGCACCGAACTCGACGAGCGCATCAAGCAGCTCGGCCGGCTCCGCGACCACCTGACGGACTGCATCGGCTGCGGCTGTCTCTCCCTGGAGACCTGCGTCCTGTCCAACCCCGACGACCGCTTCGGCGAGCAGATGGCGGGCTCCCGCCTCCTCCCCGTACGCCGCCCGGTGGAAAAGACCACCGACTAG
- a CDS encoding acyl-CoA dehydrogenase family protein — protein MDFAYDARTVELREKLLAFMDEHVYPAEAVAEEQRARLASPWDTPPVVEELKAEAKRQGLWNLFFVDQHGLPDAAYGAGLTNLQYAPLAEITGRSPHLAPTALNCAAPDTGNMELLAQFGDEAQKKQWLEPLLAGEIRSAFAMTEPEVASSDATNIETRIRRDGDAYVVDGRKWYISGAMNPDCRIFIVMGKTDPDGPDLRRQQSMILVPRDTPGVEVRRAMQVYGYEDHSHGGHAEVIFDGVRVPAANIVGEEGGGFAIAQARLGPGRIHHCMRLIGMAERAVELMCRRAVSRTAFGKALAQQGVVQNWIADARVTIEQLRLLVLKTAWLMDTVGNRGAHTEIQAIKIATPRAVVDIIDKAVQAHGAGGVSQDFPLAELWAAARTLKLADGPDEAHQRSLARRELKKYL, from the coding sequence ATGGACTTCGCCTACGACGCCCGTACGGTCGAACTGCGCGAGAAGCTCCTCGCCTTCATGGACGAGCACGTCTACCCGGCCGAGGCCGTCGCCGAGGAGCAGCGCGCCCGGCTCGCCTCCCCCTGGGACACCCCGCCGGTGGTGGAGGAGCTCAAGGCCGAGGCCAAGCGGCAGGGGCTCTGGAACCTTTTCTTCGTGGACCAGCACGGCCTTCCCGACGCCGCGTACGGGGCGGGGCTGACCAACCTCCAGTACGCGCCGCTCGCCGAGATCACCGGCCGCAGCCCGCACCTCGCCCCGACGGCCCTCAACTGCGCCGCCCCGGACACCGGGAACATGGAGCTGCTCGCCCAGTTCGGCGACGAGGCGCAGAAGAAGCAGTGGCTGGAGCCGCTCCTCGCCGGCGAGATCCGCTCGGCCTTCGCGATGACCGAGCCCGAGGTGGCCTCCTCCGACGCGACGAACATCGAGACCCGGATCCGGCGGGACGGCGACGCGTACGTGGTCGACGGCCGCAAGTGGTACATCTCCGGGGCGATGAACCCGGACTGCAGGATCTTCATCGTCATGGGCAAGACCGACCCCGACGGGCCGGACCTCCGCCGCCAGCAGTCGATGATCCTCGTGCCGCGCGACACCCCGGGCGTCGAGGTCCGGCGCGCGATGCAGGTGTACGGGTACGAGGACCACTCCCACGGCGGCCACGCCGAGGTGATCTTCGACGGGGTCCGGGTCCCGGCGGCGAACATCGTCGGCGAGGAGGGCGGCGGCTTCGCCATCGCGCAGGCCCGGCTCGGCCCCGGCCGCATCCACCACTGCATGCGGCTCATCGGCATGGCGGAGCGGGCGGTCGAGCTGATGTGCCGGCGCGCCGTCTCCCGCACCGCCTTCGGCAAGGCGCTCGCCCAGCAGGGCGTCGTGCAGAACTGGATCGCCGACGCCCGGGTGACGATCGAGCAGCTGCGGCTGCTGGTCCTCAAGACGGCCTGGCTGATGGACACCGTCGGCAACCGGGGTGCCCACACCGAGATCCAGGCCATCAAGATCGCGACCCCGCGCGCCGTCGTCGACATCATCGACAAGGCCGTGCAGGCGCACGGGGCGGGCGGTGTCTCGCAGGACTTCCCGCTGGCCGAACTGTGGGCGGCGGCGCGGACGCTGAAGCTGGCGGACGGGCCGGACGAGGCGCACCAGCGGTCTCTGGCACGGCGGGAGCTGAAGAAGTACCTCTAG
- a CDS encoding 3-keto-5-aminohexanoate cleavage protein, with translation MSAAAAVLQVCLNGSRGPRDSAAVPMTPESLAESAARSVAAGAREVRVHPRTPCGGTSLSPRVLGPVLTAIGAAVGTPVRVTTTASAEPDPGRRVERIRSWTVLPGLVSVDWHEPGAEEVATALLERGIAVEAALWSGTDGPARFASSPPASRVERVLAKVTAPAMGPDLLAKVTDLDALAKIADPDLLTEVTDPGLLAQAGGRGGDSAATARVLLPAPAVPPGVPVLLHGVDDGVWPVLRLARRLGAHARIGLEDTLFLPDGTRARSNAELVAAALAY, from the coding sequence GTGAGCGCCGCAGCCGCGGTGCTGCAGGTGTGTCTCAACGGGTCACGGGGGCCGCGGGACTCGGCGGCGGTCCCGATGACGCCGGAGTCCCTGGCGGAGTCCGCGGCCCGGTCGGTGGCGGCGGGGGCCCGCGAGGTGCGGGTGCATCCCCGTACTCCGTGCGGTGGCACGTCGCTGTCGCCCCGGGTGCTCGGGCCGGTCCTGACGGCGATCGGGGCGGCGGTCGGAACTCCGGTGCGGGTCACGACGACGGCGTCCGCCGAGCCCGACCCGGGCCGCCGGGTGGAGCGGATCCGCTCCTGGACGGTGCTGCCCGGTCTGGTGTCGGTCGACTGGCACGAGCCGGGCGCCGAGGAGGTGGCGACGGCCCTCCTGGAGCGCGGGATCGCGGTCGAGGCCGCGCTGTGGTCCGGCACGGACGGCCCGGCCCGGTTCGCGAGCTCGCCGCCGGCGTCGCGGGTGGAGCGGGTCCTCGCGAAGGTCACGGCCCCCGCCATGGGCCCCGACCTCCTCGCGAAGGTCACGGACCTCGACGCGCTTGCGAAGATCGCGGACCCCGACCTGCTCACGGAGGTCACGGACCCCGGCCTCCTCGCCCAGGCCGGCGGCCGGGGCGGCGATTCCGCCGCCACCGCACGCGTCCTGCTCCCGGCACCGGCCGTGCCGCCCGGGGTCCCGGTGCTGCTGCACGGCGTGGACGACGGCGTCTGGCCGGTGCTGCGGCTCGCCCGCCGCCTGGGCGCCCATGCCCGGATCGGCCTGGAGGACACCCTGTTCCTGCCGGACGGCACCCGGGCGCGCTCCAACGCCGAACTGGTCGCGGCGGCCCTCGCGTACTAG
- a CDS encoding erythromycin esterase family protein, with amino-acid sequence MKLSLRRRRLPLVGLLLAACLGSLAPAAGAATAPPGPDPARELARSARPLTDLRPLDRMIGSAKVVGLGEATHSSAEFFEAKHRVFAHLVESRGFTTFALEAPWSTGLLVDEWVRTGRGDIRTIMRDEFQESYRLWNTEEYLDLFRWMRAYNQRHPGHQVRFMGDDLGYAGPNLFDTVTSYVARVHPALLPRFQELYRDSRPTGEVEAWMKGYMEKPHAERQRMAGDVNRALALLERQSPGKGPGAREAHLWAVQHARAIAQVGTEYAHDLMTPEGVAAAMLYRDRVMAENTVWWQRRTGDRIVLSAHNGHVGYETPRPDQYPRLQGAFLRDALGRDYVSVGASFGQGSFNAHDTGAPGEPLRTFTVAPLGADSSSHTLDRVAATPFYLDLRHTTPAARDWLAVPRPTRQIGTVFPWPDDTVPVRLSTAYDLLIHFPRVSAARLR; translated from the coding sequence ATGAAGCTCTCCTTACGACGCCGTCGTCTGCCGCTCGTCGGGCTCCTGCTCGCCGCCTGCCTGGGCTCCCTGGCGCCCGCCGCGGGCGCCGCCACGGCCCCGCCCGGCCCCGATCCCGCACGGGAACTCGCCCGCTCCGCCCGGCCCCTGACCGATCTGCGTCCCCTCGACCGGATGATCGGCTCGGCCAAGGTCGTCGGCCTGGGCGAGGCCACCCACAGCTCGGCGGAGTTCTTCGAGGCCAAGCACCGGGTCTTCGCCCACCTCGTGGAGTCCCGGGGCTTCACCACCTTCGCCCTGGAGGCGCCCTGGTCCACCGGACTCCTCGTCGACGAGTGGGTCCGCACCGGCAGGGGCGACATCCGGACGATCATGCGGGACGAGTTCCAGGAGTCGTACCGCCTGTGGAACACCGAGGAGTACCTCGACCTCTTCCGGTGGATGCGCGCGTACAACCAGCGCCACCCCGGGCACCAGGTCCGCTTCATGGGCGACGACCTCGGCTACGCCGGTCCGAACCTCTTCGACACCGTCACCTCGTACGTCGCCCGCGTCCACCCCGCGCTCCTCCCCCGCTTCCAGGAGCTGTACCGGGACTCACGGCCCACCGGCGAGGTCGAGGCCTGGATGAAGGGGTACATGGAGAAGCCGCACGCCGAGCGGCAGCGGATGGCCGGCGACGTGAACCGCGCCCTCGCCCTCCTGGAGCGGCAGAGCCCCGGCAAGGGCCCCGGGGCCCGGGAGGCGCACCTGTGGGCGGTGCAGCACGCGCGCGCGATCGCCCAGGTCGGCACCGAGTACGCCCACGACCTGATGACACCGGAGGGGGTCGCCGCGGCGATGCTCTACCGCGACCGCGTCATGGCCGAGAACACCGTGTGGTGGCAGCGGCGGACCGGCGACCGGATCGTGCTCTCCGCGCACAACGGGCACGTCGGCTACGAGACGCCGAGGCCGGACCAGTACCCGCGGCTCCAGGGCGCCTTCCTGCGGGACGCCCTCGGCCGGGACTACGTGAGCGTGGGCGCCTCCTTCGGGCAGGGCTCCTTCAACGCGCACGACACCGGCGCCCCCGGCGAGCCGCTCCGGACCTTCACGGTCGCCCCGCTCGGCGCCGACAGCAGCTCCCACACCCTCGACCGGGTCGCCGCCACCCCCTTCTACCTGGACCTGAGGCATACGACTCCGGCGGCGCGCGACTGGCTCGCCGTGCCCCGGCCGACCCGGCAGATCGGGACGGTCTTCCCCTGGCCGGACGACACCGTGCCCGTGCGGCTCTCCACCGCGTACGACCTGCTGATCCACTTCCCCCGGGTCTCTGCGGCACGGCTGCGCTGA
- a CDS encoding TetR/AcrR family transcriptional regulator codes for MSAAEETPGAEDMPWGEVTPEAARRLLVAAVEAFAERGYHATTTRDIAGRAGMSPAALYIHYKTKEELLHRISRIGHDKALEILRASADGDGTAAERLADAVRSFVRWHAERHTTARVVQYELDALGPEHRAEIIELRRESDATVRRLLEEGAAAGEFDVLDVSGTAVAVLSLCIDVSRWFNTQGRRTADEIGVLYADLVLRMVGAQK; via the coding sequence ATGAGCGCGGCGGAGGAGACGCCCGGGGCCGAGGACATGCCCTGGGGCGAGGTCACGCCCGAGGCGGCCCGGCGGCTGCTCGTGGCCGCCGTCGAGGCGTTCGCCGAGCGCGGCTACCACGCCACCACCACCCGCGACATCGCGGGCCGCGCCGGGATGAGCCCCGCCGCGCTCTACATCCACTACAAGACCAAGGAAGAGCTGCTCCACCGGATCAGCCGCATCGGCCACGACAAGGCCCTGGAGATCCTCCGGGCCTCCGCCGACGGCGACGGCACCGCCGCCGAGCGCCTCGCCGACGCCGTGCGCTCCTTCGTCCGCTGGCACGCCGAGCGCCACACGACCGCGCGCGTCGTCCAGTACGAGCTCGACGCCCTCGGCCCCGAGCACCGCGCCGAGATCATCGAGCTGCGCCGCGAGTCCGACGCGACCGTGCGCCGGCTGCTCGAAGAGGGCGCGGCCGCGGGCGAGTTCGACGTGCTCGACGTGTCCGGCACCGCGGTCGCCGTGCTCTCCCTCTGCATCGACGTCTCGCGCTGGTTCAACACCCAGGGCCGCCGGACGGCCGACGAGATCGGCGTGCTCTACGCCGACCTCGTCCTCCGGATGGTCGGCGCTCAGAAGTAG
- a CDS encoding exo-beta-N-acetylmuramidase NamZ domain-containing protein, with protein sequence MSLSRRSLLAAGGALGAVAATSAAPASAAGEGHGRVRTGFERLAADGYALLAGERVGIVTNPTGITPDARHIVDVMHADERVDLVAVFGPEHGFRGTAQAGGSEGRYDDPATGLPVYDTYLKSGQPLADVFTASGVDTVVFDIQDVGARFYTYIWTLYDCMAAAAVAGKRFVVLDRPNPATGRAALGPVLDRAFATFVGREPIAQAHGMTVAELAALFNAEFLASPVALETVRMTGWRRSEFFDATGLPWVPPSPNMPTPETALAYSGTCLFEGTNLSEGRGTTRPFELLGAEGVDRRWAEAANALGLPGVRFREAYFAPTFSKFQGKTVGGVQLHVHDRESFDPVRTGIGLLVTARGSWSGFAWRADHWIDKLTGSTRVRTLIDAGAGVDEVVGAWETDLEAFRAVREEHLLYR encoded by the coding sequence ATGAGCCTGTCGCGACGGAGTCTGCTGGCCGCCGGAGGCGCCCTGGGGGCGGTGGCCGCCACGAGCGCCGCCCCCGCCTCGGCCGCCGGCGAGGGTCACGGCCGCGTCCGGACCGGCTTCGAACGGCTCGCGGCCGACGGATACGCGCTCCTCGCGGGCGAGCGGGTCGGCATCGTCACCAACCCGACCGGCATCACTCCGGACGCGCGGCACATCGTGGACGTGATGCACGCCGACGAGCGGGTGGACCTGGTCGCCGTCTTCGGCCCCGAGCACGGCTTCCGGGGCACCGCCCAGGCGGGCGGCTCCGAGGGCCGGTACGACGACCCGGCGACCGGACTGCCCGTCTACGACACGTATCTGAAGAGCGGACAGCCGCTGGCGGACGTCTTCACCGCCTCCGGGGTGGACACGGTCGTCTTCGACATCCAGGACGTCGGCGCCCGCTTCTACACGTACATCTGGACGCTGTACGACTGCATGGCGGCCGCCGCCGTCGCCGGGAAGCGGTTCGTCGTCCTGGACCGGCCGAACCCGGCGACCGGACGGGCGGCGCTCGGACCCGTCCTGGACCGGGCGTTCGCGACCTTCGTCGGGCGTGAGCCGATCGCGCAGGCGCACGGCATGACCGTGGCCGAGCTGGCCGCGCTGTTCAACGCCGAGTTCCTGGCCTCTCCCGTCGCCCTGGAGACCGTACGGATGACGGGGTGGCGGCGCTCGGAGTTCTTCGACGCGACCGGGCTGCCGTGGGTGCCGCCCAGCCCGAACATGCCGACGCCGGAGACCGCGCTCGCCTACTCCGGCACCTGCCTCTTCGAGGGCACGAACCTCTCCGAGGGCCGGGGCACCACCCGCCCCTTCGAACTCCTCGGCGCCGAGGGCGTCGACCGGCGGTGGGCGGAGGCGGCGAACGCCCTCGGCCTGCCCGGGGTCCGGTTCCGCGAGGCGTACTTCGCCCCGACCTTCTCCAAGTTCCAGGGGAAGACGGTCGGCGGCGTGCAGCTGCACGTCCACGACCGGGAGTCCTTCGACCCGGTACGCACCGGGATCGGTCTCCTGGTCACCGCCCGCGGCTCCTGGTCCGGCTTCGCCTGGCGGGCGGACCACTGGATCGACAAGCTGACCGGCTCGACCCGGGTACGGACCCTGATCGACGCCGGCGCGGGCGTCGACGAGGTCGTCGGCGCGTGGGAGACGGACCTGGAGGCGTTCCGGGCGGTGCGCGAGGAGCATCTGCTGTACCGGTGA
- a CDS encoding TetR/AcrR family transcriptional regulator — MARTTDGNGTPVPQRLLAAATRLFAERGYDRTSVQEIVEAAGVTKGALYHYFGSKEDLLQEVYSRVLRLQQERLDAFADADEPIEDRLRAAAADVVVTTIENLDDAAIFFRSMHHLSPEKNKQVRSERRHYHERFRALIEEGQRSGVFSSATPADLVVDYHFGSVHHLSTWYRPDGPLTPQQVADHLADLLLRALRP, encoded by the coding sequence ATGGCCAGGACGACGGACGGGAACGGCACCCCCGTCCCCCAGAGACTCCTCGCCGCCGCCACCCGGCTCTTCGCGGAGCGGGGCTACGACCGCACCTCCGTCCAGGAGATCGTCGAGGCCGCCGGGGTCACCAAGGGAGCGCTCTACCACTACTTCGGCTCCAAGGAGGACCTCCTCCAGGAGGTCTACTCCCGCGTCCTGCGCCTCCAGCAGGAACGGCTCGACGCCTTCGCGGACGCCGACGAGCCCATCGAGGACCGGCTGCGCGCCGCCGCCGCCGACGTCGTCGTCACCACCATCGAGAACCTCGACGACGCCGCCATCTTCTTCCGCTCGATGCACCACCTGAGCCCCGAGAAGAACAAGCAGGTCCGGTCCGAGCGGCGGCACTACCACGAGCGGTTCCGGGCCCTCATCGAGGAAGGCCAGCGGTCGGGCGTCTTCTCCTCCGCCACGCCCGCCGACCTCGTCGTCGACTACCACTTCGGCTCCGTGCACCACCTGTCGACCTGGTACCGCCCGGACGGCCCGCTGACCCCGCAGCAGGTGGCCGACCACCTCGCCGACCTCCTGCTGCGCGCCCTGCGCCCGTAA
- a CDS encoding serine-threonine protein kinase: MSVEPYREITFDKDGDGPPGQASELAALARQGVGDLVVFAHGWNNSPSAATRLCSDFFAPFPGLLAPGVEAGYAGLIWPSMMFTDEPVPDYRALVTVLPEKEPVIGRLTELLAAAPESEAAFEEFGALLRELTDVDVASAAVASAAVASAAVAEPVPEFLVADPVAVCALFTEALESDGAVPVASFGAGLKKYWKGAKEALRQATYYVMKKRAGQVGEHGLGPLLGEVARAAPGLRVHLVGHSMGARLVAYALRGLPGGARPVASVTLLQGAFSHYAFAARLPHDPGRSGSLRDVKERVRGPVVACYSRHDSALGVMYPLASRLANDSASLAGPTEGLLGPDDPRWGAIGHDGVQAVPGAVRLGLAEALRDGVPDSGCVSVDAAEVVRSHSDICRPELAGVVVSAARAGR, from the coding sequence ATGAGTGTGGAGCCGTACCGGGAGATCACCTTCGACAAGGACGGCGACGGGCCGCCGGGCCAGGCCTCGGAACTCGCCGCGCTCGCCCGGCAGGGGGTGGGCGACCTGGTGGTGTTCGCGCACGGGTGGAACAACTCCCCGTCCGCCGCCACCCGCCTCTGCTCCGACTTCTTCGCACCCTTCCCGGGGCTGCTCGCCCCCGGGGTGGAGGCGGGGTACGCGGGTCTGATCTGGCCCTCGATGATGTTCACGGACGAGCCGGTGCCCGACTACCGGGCCCTGGTGACGGTCCTCCCGGAGAAGGAGCCGGTCATCGGGCGGCTCACGGAGCTCCTCGCCGCGGCGCCGGAGTCGGAGGCGGCGTTCGAGGAGTTCGGGGCGCTGCTGCGGGAGCTGACGGACGTGGACGTGGCGTCCGCGGCGGTGGCGTCCGCGGCGGTGGCGTCCGCGGCGGTCGCGGAGCCGGTGCCGGAGTTCCTGGTGGCGGACCCGGTGGCGGTGTGCGCCCTGTTCACCGAGGCCCTCGAATCCGACGGGGCGGTCCCGGTGGCGAGCTTCGGCGCGGGGCTGAAGAAGTACTGGAAGGGCGCCAAGGAGGCGCTGCGGCAGGCCACGTACTACGTGATGAAGAAGCGGGCCGGGCAGGTCGGCGAGCACGGGCTCGGGCCGCTGCTCGGCGAGGTCGCGCGCGCCGCCCCCGGGCTCCGCGTCCATCTCGTGGGCCACAGCATGGGCGCCCGCCTGGTCGCGTACGCCCTGCGGGGGCTGCCGGGCGGGGCCCGGCCGGTCGCCTCCGTGACGCTCCTGCAGGGTGCCTTCTCGCACTACGCGTTCGCGGCGCGGCTGCCGCACGACCCGGGGCGGTCCGGTTCGCTGCGGGACGTCAAGGAGCGGGTCCGGGGGCCGGTGGTGGCCTGCTACTCGCGGCACGACTCGGCGCTCGGGGTGATGTACCCGCTGGCGTCCCGGCTCGCGAACGACTCCGCGTCGCTGGCCGGCCCGACGGAGGGGCTGCTCGGCCCGGACGACCCGCGCTGGGGCGCGATCGGGCACGACGGCGTGCAGGCCGTGCCCGGGGCCGTGCGGCTGGGCCTCGCGGAGGCCCTGCGCGACGGGGTGCCGGACTCCGGGTGCGTGAGTGTGGACGCGGCCGAGGTGGTCCGCTCGCACAGCGACATCTGCCGTCCGGAGCTGGCCGGGGTCGTGGTCTCGGCGGCCCGGGCGGGCCGGTAG
- a CDS encoding YiaA/YiaB family inner membrane protein, whose protein sequence is MSDTPVKQQNTAAYYLQAVISFGIAIAAVGIGIFQLDASAWVRAFLAISVLYLTTSAFTLAKVVRDRQEAGQIVSRVDQARLEKLLAEHDPFQKLG, encoded by the coding sequence ATGAGCGACACACCGGTCAAGCAGCAGAACACCGCGGCCTACTACCTGCAGGCCGTCATCTCCTTCGGGATCGCGATCGCGGCCGTGGGCATCGGCATCTTCCAGCTCGACGCCAGCGCCTGGGTCCGCGCCTTCCTCGCGATCTCGGTCCTCTACCTCACGACCTCGGCCTTCACCCTCGCCAAGGTCGTCCGCGACCGCCAGGAGGCCGGCCAGATCGTCAGCCGGGTCGACCAGGCCCGCCTGGAGAAGCTCCTCGCCGAGCACGACCCCTTCCAGAAGCTGGGATGA